A portion of the Cryptomeria japonica chromosome 5, Sugi_1.0, whole genome shotgun sequence genome contains these proteins:
- the LOC131875881 gene encoding 36.4 kDa proline-rich protein-like: MRNTAALVMMVMICIANSMGPVMGSRCPPPPKTKSPPPPPGSSSGGNCPLNAVKLGACVDVLGGLVNATIGDPAVNKCCPVLQGVLEIEAALCLCTTIRAKVLNLNIILPIALELFVQCGLTPPPGFKCPPLS, translated from the coding sequence ATGAGAAACACAGCAGCATTAGTTATGATGGTTATGATTTGCATTGCAAACAGCATGGGTCCTGTAATGGGATCAAGGTGTCCCCCACCTCCCAAAACAAAAAGTCCTCCACCGCCTCCAGGTTCATCAAGTGGAGGAAATTGTCCTTTAAATGCAGTGAAGTTAGGAGCGTGTGTGGACGTGCTGGGAGGGCTGGTAAATGCTACCATTGGAGATCCCGCTGTGAACAAATGCTGCCCTGTTCTCCAAGGCGTTTTAGAAATTGAGGCAGCACTGTGTCTATGTACAACAATTCGAGCTAAGGTTCTAAACCTGAACATCATCCTTCCCATCGCTCTTGAGCTTTTTGTTCAATGCGGCCTCACCCCTCCTCCTGGATTTAAATGCCCACCTCTTAGTTAA
- the LOC131043994 gene encoding uncharacterized protein LOC131043994 translates to MGKASALFILVLVGMASMPPALACGPKCDGGGGGYGGGSGGSGGSRGGGGSGGSGGGRGGGGGGSGGGGGSGGGAGGGSGGGAGGGGAGGGGGAGGGGGAGGGGGNGRCPLNALKLGACVDVLSGLVHVGLGDPVVNQCCPLIQGVLALEVALCLCTTIRIKLLNLNIILPIALELFAQCGVTAPPGFTCPPLN, encoded by the coding sequence ATGGGAAAGGCTTCAGCTTTGTTCATTTTGGTTCTTGTGGGCATGGCAAGCATGCCTCCAGCGTTAGCTTGTGGCCCTAAgtgtgatggtggtggtggtggttatGGAGGCGGTAGTGGTGGTTCTGGTGGCAGTCGTGGAGGTGGTGGTAGTGGTGGTAGTGGTGGAGGacgtggtggaggaggtggtggtagcGGTGGAGGAGGTGGTTCTGGAGGAGGGGCTGGTGGTGGTTCTGGAGGTGGTGCTGGAGGTGGTGGTGCTGGCGGTGGTGGTGGTGCTGGCGGTGGTGGTGGTGCTGGAGGTGGTGGAGGAAATGGTCGATGCCCATTGAATGCATTGAAGTTGGGAGCTTGTGTAGATGTGCTTAGTGGATTGGTTCATGTGGGTCTTGGAGACCCAGTTGTGAATCAGTGCTGCCCACTGATTCAAGGAGTTTTGGCTCTTGAGGTCGCTCTCTGCTTGTGCACAACCATTAGGATCAAGCTTCTGAACCTCAATATTATCCTGCCCATTGCTCTAGAGCTTTTTGCTCAGTGTGGTGTAACTGCTCCTCCTGGATTTACATGCCCACCTCTTAACTAA